One segment of Sander vitreus isolate 19-12246 chromosome 20, sanVit1, whole genome shotgun sequence DNA contains the following:
- the bub1bb gene encoding mitotic checkpoint serine/threonine-protein kinase BUB1 beta, whose protein sequence is MAEGGDMEWELSKENIQPLRRGRAISVLHEALSLQQDGLSSAINQQRQAFESELRMYDGDDPLDVWDRYIKWTEQTFPQGGKESNLATLLERAVTRFTEEKKYHDDPRYVELWIKFAENCPEPLDIFRYMQAQGIGVTQASLYIAWSEEYENQGNCRKADLVYQEGFKKCAEPHDKLLQFHKALQARVSRQVMMNVEEEEEDSDDEPKQPERVSLAELKHRGKKKAIAPINRTGSAIRSISGGMHSHGAPVLGNASNSRLVVFDESKTQSAGPSEPKLEVWAAPPTSRAKENERNPEKWCGVKVPQKSKFGHTVMAPPPPKPAFQPFVEESDQPPTMTPCKINPAVNTVLSARKPHREETPLKRLQEHHQQQKEAESGKLQEQSMYCKELLLSGATEFCFEELRAERYFKKVTPEVRGQKDQACASTSN, encoded by the exons ATGGCAGAAGGAGGAGATATGGAATGGGAGCTAAGCAAAGAAAACATCCAACCACTGCGACGGGGCAGAGCCATTTCAGTCTTACATGAGGCGCTCAGTCTACAACAGGATGGACTCAGCTCTGCCATCAACCAGCAGAGACA GGCCTTTGAGTCTGAATTGCGAATGTATGACGGAGATGATCCACTTGATGTTTGGGATCG GTATATTAAGTGGACAGAGCAAACCTTCCCTCAGGGAGGAAAAGAGAGCAACCTTGCCACACTGTTGGAACGAGCTGTAACCAGATTCACAGAGGAAAAGAAATATCACGACGACCCTCGCTATGTTGAACTCTGGATCAAATTT GCAGAAAACTGCCCGGAGCCCTTGGACATTTTCAGGTATATGCAAGCACAGGGAATTGGAGTGACACAGGCATCCCTCTACATTGCTTGGTCTGAAGAATATGAGAATCAGGGCAACTGTCGCAAAGCAGACCTGGTCTACCAGGAAGGATTCAAGAAGTGTGCGGAGCCGCATGATAAGCTCCTACAGTTTCACAA GGCTTTGCAGGCACGTGTGTCCCGACAGGTGATGATgaatgtggaggaggaggaggaggatagtGATGATGAGCCTAAACAACCCGAGAGAGTTTCACTAGCTGAGCTCAAACACAGAGGGAAGAAAAAGGCCATCGCCCCCATCAACAGAACTGGGTCTGCAATCAGAA GTATTTCTGGAGGCATGCATTCACACGGCGCCCCTGTCCTGGGCAATGCTTCAAACAGTCGGTTGGTGGTCTTTGATGAGAGCAAGACTCAAAGTGCTGGCCCTTCAGAGCCCAAGTTGGAGGTGTGGGCAGCCCCTCCCACTTCCAGGGCAAAGGAGAACGAGCGGAATCCTGAAAAATGGTGTGGTGTCAAG GTGCCCCAGAAGTCCAAATTCGGACATACCGTTATGGCCCCACCGCCTCCCAAACCCGCCTTCCAACCATTCGTTGAGGAGTCAGACCAGCCTCCAACAAT GACTCCTTGTAAAATCAACCCGGCAGTGAACACCGTTTTATCAGCACGTAAGCCCCACAGAGAGGAAACTCCTCTAAAGAGACTACAGGAGCACCATCAGCAACAGAAGGAAGCAGAATCAGGAAAACTACAGGAGCAGAGCATGTACTGTAAAGAGCTGCTGCTCAGTGGCGCCACTGAATTCTGCTTTGAGGAACTGCGTGCTGAACGCTACTTCAAAAAGGTGAcgccagaggtcagaggtcaaaagGATCAAGCTTGCGCCAGTACTTCAAACTGA